Proteins encoded together in one Dasypus novemcinctus isolate mDasNov1 chromosome 9, mDasNov1.1.hap2, whole genome shotgun sequence window:
- the HMGB4 gene encoding high mobility group protein B4 encodes MNMVKESQLKPKANVSSYIHFLVNYRNKFKEQQPNSYLGFKEFSRKCSEKWKSISKHEKAKYEVLAKLDKARYQEEMMNYAGKRKRRRKRDPQAPRRPPSSFILFCHDHYPQMKKDNPNWSVVQMAKASGKMWSARTDAEKQPYEERAAFLRAKYREELATYRQQHNTRKSLRVSASKQRRGKPASRKANGSNLKK; translated from the coding sequence atgaACATGGTAAAAGAAAGCCAGCTAAAGCCCAAGGCAAATGTCTCTTCTTATATCCACTTTTTGGTGAATTACAGAAACAAGTTCAAGGAGCAGCAGCCAAATTCCTACCTTGGCTTTAAAGAGTTCTCTAGAAAGTGTTCAGAAAAATGGAAGTCCATCTCAAAGCATGAAAAGGCCAAATATGAAGTCCTGGCCAAGCTCGACAAAGCCCGCTATCAGGAAGAGATGATGAATTATGCTggcaagaggaagaggaggagaaagcgGGACCCCCAGGCACCCAGGCGGCCTCCATCATCTTTCATACTCTTCTGCCATGACCACTACCCTCAAATGAAGAAGGACAACCCCAACTGGTCGGTGGTGCAGATGGCAAAGGCCTCGGGGAAGATGTGGTCTGCCAGGACGGATGCGGAAAAACAGCCCTATGAAGAGAGGGCGGCTTTCCTGAGAGCCAAGTACAGAGAGGAACTCGCCACCTACCGCCAGCAGCATAACACCAGGAAGAGCCTCCGAGTGTCAGCGAGTAAGCAGCGCAGAGGGAAACCTGCGTCCCGCAAAGCCAATGGCtccaatttgaaaaaataa